A window of the Dyadobacter pollutisoli genome harbors these coding sequences:
- a CDS encoding RagB/SusD family nutrient uptake outer membrane protein codes for MKRIKNITRVAVAIMIGSATTIVTSCQENFLDIVPTDRVSDASILSDSVLFESYIVNRYMGTRLTDKEAEGTLPGFGRGFEYAMWSSLTDESIYNNDDNTWLIQRGQIAPENTGIAGTLWGRSYRSIREINYALANVDKVPMSQDKKNKLKGEMQFIRAFRYHDLIRNYGKVVLLGDKVYELSDDLTSQDLFNRSEIKAGIDYAVAQLDEAAALLPQSNDSNWKLGRATKGAALALKSRLLLYGASPLYNAATWQQAAASAKAVMDLNKYTLYTGGYGNLFTTVDNSEVIFSRIYAQGARHVCLEISNGPNSYNAWGGNVPVQNLVDDYEMLDGTKITDAGTSYKASEPYKGRDPRFYATILYNEAPYRGSTVQTFTPGGKDSKDGPSAWNTSKTGYYLKKFMSDALPIDNPWDVAGTQTWIYFRYAEILLNYAEAQNEAVGPDASVYAAINAIRQRTGVGMPVIPAGLTQAQMRERIRNERRIELAFEEHRFYDVRRWKIADKTENVPAYGIEIGKSGNAYTYTRKEALTGKSFAEKQYWLPIPRAEIQASNNKLDQNPGY; via the coding sequence ATGAAACGAATAAAGAATATAACCAGGGTCGCAGTCGCAATCATGATAGGGTCAGCAACGACGATCGTGACCTCTTGCCAGGAAAATTTCCTTGACATAGTACCGACCGACCGTGTATCCGACGCATCGATCCTGTCCGATTCTGTGCTGTTTGAATCCTACATTGTCAACAGATATATGGGAACCAGACTGACCGACAAGGAGGCAGAAGGAACATTACCAGGTTTTGGCCGCGGATTTGAGTACGCCATGTGGTCATCTCTTACCGACGAATCTATTTATAATAATGATGATAATACCTGGCTGATCCAGCGCGGGCAGATCGCGCCGGAAAACACCGGGATCGCGGGTACATTGTGGGGAAGAAGTTACAGGAGCATTCGCGAGATCAACTACGCGCTGGCCAATGTTGACAAAGTTCCCATGAGTCAGGACAAAAAGAACAAGTTGAAAGGTGAAATGCAGTTTATCCGCGCATTCCGCTACCACGACCTGATCCGTAACTATGGAAAGGTGGTTTTGCTCGGCGACAAAGTCTACGAACTCAGCGACGACCTGACCAGCCAGGACCTTTTCAATCGCTCGGAAATTAAAGCGGGCATTGACTATGCAGTGGCTCAACTTGATGAGGCCGCTGCGCTCCTTCCACAATCCAATGATAGCAACTGGAAACTGGGTAGGGCTACAAAAGGTGCCGCGTTGGCATTGAAATCAAGATTGTTACTGTATGGCGCAAGTCCATTGTACAATGCCGCAACCTGGCAGCAGGCCGCAGCCAGCGCTAAGGCGGTGATGGACCTTAACAAATACACGCTTTATACCGGCGGCTACGGCAACCTGTTTACGACGGTGGACAATTCGGAAGTGATTTTCAGCCGGATATATGCACAGGGAGCCCGCCACGTGTGTCTGGAAATCTCCAATGGGCCCAACAGCTACAATGCCTGGGGAGGAAACGTGCCGGTGCAAAACCTGGTGGATGACTATGAAATGTTGGATGGGACCAAGATCACGGACGCAGGTACCAGCTACAAAGCCAGCGAGCCATATAAAGGAAGGGACCCGAGATTTTACGCGACCATTTTGTACAATGAAGCTCCTTACCGGGGCAGCACCGTGCAGACATTTACCCCCGGCGGAAAAGATAGCAAGGACGGGCCCTCTGCATGGAATACATCAAAAACTGGTTATTATCTGAAAAAATTTATGAGCGACGCCCTGCCGATCGACAATCCCTGGGATGTTGCCGGTACGCAAACATGGATCTATTTCCGGTATGCTGAAATCCTGCTGAACTATGCCGAGGCTCAGAATGAAGCTGTCGGACCTGACGCTTCTGTTTATGCGGCCATCAATGCAATCCGCCAGCGTACGGGTGTGGGTATGCCTGTGATACCCGCAGGCCTTACCCAGGCACAAATGCGCGAGCGTATCCGTAATGAAAGACGCATCGAACTGGCATTTGAAGAGCATCGCTTCTATGATGTCCGCAGATGGAAGATCGCCGACAAAACCGAAAACGTGCCTGCCTATGGTATCGAGATCGGTAAGAGTGGCAATGCTTATACCTACACCAGAAAGGAGGCATTGACCGGCAAATCCTTTGCAGAAAAGCAATACTGGCTGCCCATCCCACGGGCTGAAATCCAGGCTTCCAATAATAAATTGGACCAAAACCCAGGATACTAA
- a CDS encoding SusC/RagA family TonB-linked outer membrane protein yields MKKSFHQKPILHQPPHQEAGITWRHGLFSILFLMLSSLSFGQSFNVKGTVTSDNGEALPGASIILKGTSTGTTTDVDGKYSLNLPDASGTLVVTYIGYIAQEFAVANRSQIDVKLLNNDKTLEEIVVVGYGTQKKATLTGSVSEVKGSDIVKSPQPNLSNSLAGRFSGFVANNRGGEPGYDGSSYTVRGFASTGNNDVLIVVDGIPGQVGGLERLDPNDIESISILKDASAAVYGSRAANGVILVTTKRGTTGKPVISYSFNQGFSSPTRLPSLADAPTYATIMNEIDYYNNPAGGMNQFYTAEEIEKFKNGSDPINYPNTNWQKETLKNFALQNQHNLGINGGTDNVKYYVSLGTIYQDGLYKNGATKYKQYNFRSNVDANITKDFKVSLSLSGRQENRQFPVSSAGNTFRSIYRAYPTVIARYPNGNYSTGVENSNPVVLGTDMGGTSSNPTSVFNGIVRASYDLPFIEGLSVDGFYSVDKSFNFTKTFSIPYRLYNYDSAKDVYNGVVTGGSAGKASLTQKQINITNLTQNIRLSYVHQFGKHNVNSFVAYEQNKRNEATFDASRINYPTASTPELSQGGAAATDKNNSGSSYNFTRKSFIGRIAYNFNEKYLAEVQARVDGSSVFPKGNQFGFFPSVSAGYRISEEDWFKNGVNFIDDLKIRASYGSLGNDNVGQFQYYNNYSFNNQYVTGSNVITPGIDLTKLANPNITWETSKKMDIGLNAVVLKRFNIEVIYFSQKRSNILAARNASIPNTSGIVNPYKTDGSTPLVPDQNLGKVNSNGFEATLGYNHAGTFRYSISGNVTYAKSKIVFIDEAPGTLDYQRQTGGALYRDLYYRTLGIFRTQADLDQYPHLQGAQLGDLILDDYNKDGKITADDQVRSDYGNVPLLTYGLVFNGGYKAFDLSVVFAGQGMVSQYVLPESGQIGNFYSSWADNRWSPTNPDGSYPRADTRASSSINGGLYKNDFWLNNASFVRLKNVEFGYTLPKAALSKLRISTLRVYASAFNLFTITGVKDYDPEGNSTSGQFYPQQRILNLGVNIKF; encoded by the coding sequence ATGAAAAAATCTTTTCATCAAAAACCTATCCTGCATCAGCCCCCTCATCAAGAGGCAGGAATCACGTGGAGACACGGACTTTTCTCGATCCTTTTTTTGATGCTTTCCTCGCTGAGTTTTGGACAATCATTCAATGTGAAAGGAACTGTCACTTCCGACAACGGAGAAGCACTTCCGGGAGCGAGTATTATCCTGAAAGGTACCTCCACAGGTACCACTACGGACGTTGATGGCAAGTACTCACTCAATCTGCCAGACGCTTCGGGTACGCTTGTGGTCACTTACATTGGCTACATCGCGCAGGAATTTGCGGTTGCAAACCGAAGCCAGATCGATGTGAAGTTGCTTAACAATGATAAAACACTGGAAGAAATCGTGGTTGTCGGCTATGGTACTCAGAAAAAGGCAACTTTAACAGGCTCGGTATCAGAAGTAAAAGGCTCGGACATTGTAAAAAGCCCGCAGCCCAACCTTTCCAACTCGCTGGCCGGACGTTTTTCGGGTTTCGTGGCCAATAACCGTGGCGGTGAGCCGGGTTATGACGGTTCCAGCTACACGGTACGCGGTTTTGCTTCTACGGGAAATAATGACGTTTTGATCGTTGTGGACGGTATTCCCGGCCAGGTCGGCGGATTGGAACGTCTGGACCCGAATGATATTGAAAGCATTTCTATTTTGAAAGATGCCTCGGCCGCTGTATACGGAAGCCGCGCTGCGAATGGTGTGATCCTGGTAACGACCAAAAGAGGTACTACGGGCAAACCTGTCATTTCATATAGCTTCAATCAGGGCTTTTCCTCCCCCACCCGCCTGCCCAGTCTGGCCGACGCGCCTACCTATGCGACCATTATGAACGAGATTGATTACTACAACAATCCGGCAGGTGGCATGAACCAGTTTTACACTGCGGAAGAAATTGAAAAGTTCAAAAATGGTTCTGATCCGATCAATTACCCGAATACCAACTGGCAGAAGGAGACATTGAAAAACTTTGCGCTGCAAAACCAGCACAATCTGGGCATTAATGGTGGTACTGACAATGTAAAATATTATGTGTCGCTCGGTACTATCTACCAGGATGGGTTATACAAAAACGGGGCTACCAAGTACAAGCAGTACAATTTCCGTTCTAATGTAGACGCGAACATTACCAAAGATTTCAAAGTGAGCCTGTCACTTTCAGGTCGTCAGGAGAACCGTCAGTTTCCGGTTTCTTCGGCGGGCAATACCTTCCGCTCCATTTACCGGGCATACCCGACTGTCATTGCCAGGTATCCGAATGGCAACTACTCAACCGGTGTAGAAAACAGCAATCCAGTGGTTTTGGGAACGGATATGGGCGGAACAAGCTCTAACCCAACGTCTGTTTTCAATGGTATCGTACGTGCCAGTTACGACCTGCCATTCATCGAAGGACTGTCGGTTGACGGGTTTTACTCGGTCGACAAGTCGTTCAACTTTACCAAGACATTCAGCATTCCCTACAGACTTTACAATTATGACAGCGCCAAGGATGTTTACAACGGTGTGGTAACCGGAGGATCTGCTGGTAAAGCTTCTCTTACACAGAAACAGATCAATATTACCAACCTTACCCAGAACATTCGCCTGAGCTATGTTCACCAGTTCGGTAAACACAATGTGAATTCATTTGTGGCCTATGAGCAGAATAAGCGTAATGAAGCGACCTTCGACGCAAGCCGGATCAACTACCCTACCGCTTCCACGCCTGAACTTTCGCAAGGTGGCGCGGCGGCGACTGACAAAAACAACTCAGGAAGCAGCTACAATTTTACCCGCAAAAGCTTCATTGGCCGGATCGCTTACAATTTCAATGAAAAATATCTGGCGGAAGTCCAGGCGCGTGTAGACGGATCATCCGTTTTTCCAAAAGGAAATCAGTTTGGTTTCTTCCCGTCGGTCTCGGCCGGTTACCGGATTTCGGAAGAAGATTGGTTTAAAAACGGCGTGAATTTCATCGACGACCTGAAAATCAGAGCTTCTTATGGCTCATTGGGTAATGATAATGTGGGACAATTCCAGTACTACAACAATTACTCGTTCAACAACCAGTACGTGACCGGATCGAATGTGATCACGCCGGGAATTGACCTGACCAAACTGGCCAACCCGAACATTACCTGGGAAACTTCCAAAAAAATGGATATCGGTTTGAATGCGGTTGTACTGAAACGCTTCAATATTGAAGTCATTTATTTCAGCCAAAAAAGATCAAATATCCTCGCGGCAAGAAACGCGTCCATTCCAAATACTTCGGGTATCGTAAACCCTTATAAAACGGATGGCAGTACTCCTTTGGTACCCGATCAAAACCTGGGAAAAGTGAATAGCAATGGTTTTGAAGCGACGTTGGGATACAACCACGCAGGAACTTTCCGCTACTCGATTTCGGGCAATGTAACATATGCCAAAAGCAAGATCGTATTCATCGACGAAGCTCCGGGGACGTTGGATTATCAGCGTCAAACCGGGGGAGCGCTTTACCGCGACCTGTACTACCGGACACTGGGCATCTTCCGCACCCAGGCAGACCTTGACCAATACCCTCATTTGCAGGGCGCTCAGCTGGGTGACCTGATCCTGGATGACTACAACAAGGATGGCAAGATCACCGCTGACGACCAGGTTAGATCGGACTACGGAAATGTGCCCCTGCTGACTTACGGACTGGTTTTCAATGGTGGTTACAAAGCATTTGACCTTTCAGTAGTGTTTGCGGGACAAGGCATGGTAAGCCAGTACGTCCTTCCTGAATCGGGCCAGATCGGTAACTTTTACAGCAGCTGGGCCGACAATCGTTGGAGCCCAACCAACCCGGATGGCAGCTACCCGAGAGCGGATACGCGTGCGTCATCGTCGATCAATGGCGGACTTTACAAAAACGATTTCTGGTTGAACAATGCTTCTTTCGTGAGGCTTAAAAACGTTGAATTCGGCTATACCCTTCCAAAAGCTGCTTTATCGAAGCTCCGTATTTCTACGCTGCGTGTGTATGCAAGTGCATTCAACCTGTTCACCATTACCGGTGTGAAAGATTACGATCCTGAGGGAAATAGCACGAGCGGTCAGTTTTATCCGCAGCAAAGAATCCTCAACCTGGGTGTGAACATTAAGTTTTAA